The Dreissena polymorpha isolate Duluth1 chromosome 9, UMN_Dpol_1.0, whole genome shotgun sequence genome contains the following window.
ctacactactactactactactactactactactactactactactactactactactactactactactactactactactactactactactactactactactactactactactactattactactactactactagtagtactataatagtactactagtagtagtagtagtagtagtatttatgtttttattatcattattattattattattattattattattattattattattattattattattattatattttgtctTCGCGGAAACGTAGACGGTTGGTTAGGAGCTGCTGGAGACACTATGAGATATTTAATCGTCGAGAAGACTATGACGTTTGACGAATGTAAAAAGGAGTGCGTGTCGCACGAAGGAGCGGACATTGCAGTTCAGTCTGAAGAAGCCCTCAAAATTATCCGTGGCCACTGGACTGATGGAAGTTTAAAGTTTTTATGGAGCATTAACCCCATGCAGAGTGCAACTTGTGGCTTTACCCGGCCTGTTGGTGGGTTCAATACGGTTTGTCCCGATCACGCATTTTGTTTGTGCCAAAAGAAATCAGGTAAACAAAACTCGTTTCTGTGTGCATTTAAATTCGTTATTCATTATTGTCTTGTATTAAATATTAACAACTATTTTTTTATTCCCGTGTAAAAACATctgaatgatttaaaaaaaaaaatgcagtccgcacaggtaatCTAGGTGACACTGTTCGCCTAAAcgtgattttcgctaagaagagacttcctttaaacaaacaataacttttcagtggaaagtgtcgtcccttattagcctgtgcggactgtacatgctaatctgggacgacgctttacgcaaattcattaatcccagttttcccagagtgatgcGCAATATTTAATTCAATTCGCATTCAAACGTTAAACGCAGAAGCGACACAATTTCCCACCCGGAAGCCGTCCGCCCCCGCCACTTTTCAGGACTTCTTCAGACCGCCAAAGTTCAGAACGCCCGACGACTCAGCGAGGCTGCATCAAGTGCAGACGGACTCCAAGCTGGTCTGTGCGGCGAAGTGTCTGCAAATGACCGGATGTAGGTCCTTCACACTGCGTCGAAGAGAGAGAACATGTAGCCTCTTCGATAATGACTTTTCGGGAAGTACCGATGCTGTAGACGCTTTGGACATGATGTACTTTGTGAAGCATAATTAGGTGTCTTGGTCGTAATTCTTAACTTGGATTAGTGTATACCATGTATTGAACATGACTGCTTGTAATGTTTTTGAGTATTATGCAATATCGATATGTTAAAAACTGTTGATGCagcatataataatattatatctgTGTAAACCGTGAAGTTCGAAACGTATCACAGGGATGTTCATAATCAGCAATAGGGGCGAAAATAAGTTAGCATTTAAATGGCCGTTTGTAATAAGGTGATACAatcttctcttaaaaaaacagaGGCTTTTTCACGCTAAAAGTGTATCGTATAAACTCGGGTTTGCTCGTGTAGACTTAATAACATATTGTCAATTCGAAAACATGTTTAACTATTATATCCACTTCAGGAAATACtgtcatttttatcagtgttCTATATTATTAGCTGTTACAGAAAAGTAGTTTACGTTGTATAGTGTTTACGGCAATAATAAACGTTTAAACGTTGCATCTCGTTCAGTTAATATCTAGAGTGAACACACcataaatatatttagtttataACCAACATATATCATCAATTAAACGACTGTGGGATTGGCGcatgtttacatttaatttaacCATTCGAATACATGAAATTGCCATATGAAATAGTTTGACTTTCAGTTTCACTCCTTTtcagtcatatatatatatatatatatataaaatagtcaaatacaaaatgtataaaaacatacacattgagtgttcaatttttgtaatatattgacaaatgatgTTTGttggctgttgttgttgttttctatttCGTTGCAATGGCTTCGTGCCCCGTTAACACTTACGGTGATGGCATTTACACCGATGACTATACAAGTCTTTGTTAAGAACAATGTGTTTACACCATTAGCACCATTTTAGCTTGTACATATGCAATGCAAACAATGAGGTATTTTTTTGAGTCTAAGTAAactctttattcttaagtctacgAATGGATTAATGAATACAAGCACTGGTCTGACGTGAAATATGATACGGACGTCACGGCAGCGTTTTGACCACAACCAGACAATGAAAAAACTTCTGCACGAGCACTTTCTATTTTTCTAAATATTCAAAACATATAAAGTttgtacaatatatatttattaaagattcaAAGTTTCTTTCATAGTAATTGTGCAGAATACACGTTCACATCTGACCAACATGTGTAACGAATCGAGGTCCCAGACATCGTTGTCTTAAATATTCACAGTCTTTGATATTAACACTAGAATAAACATTACACACGTTGACAAGGAGCTGGTATATTCTTTTAGTGAGATTTTAGTGAATGATATAATCGATGATAATTGTATCAAATGGGATCTCTTCATCAAACAACTTTAATCCGGTGAAACCAATCTGATTTCCGGTCATCACTTCAATGGGGTCATATATCTTACGACTGCCTTATTCACGTTGAAAATGACCATACAGCTTAGCCAGCTATGCTTTCACGGTGTATAAACGAAATGAACGTCAAGCCGGTGTTTTGATAAACATTGAAGTCAGTATGCATGTTAACAATTTTAAACTtccagtgtttttttaatataattaaagtcTATGCAAAACAATCTTACAATCAACTACCATTTACTTCAATCAAGTGACAGGGCTGTAACGagtacactaggtgacgaatacgatacgtatcacgaatacagggtggcgaatacgaatatttattcgcgaatatgaatttcaatgagcAAAAGTAATACTGACTGCTGGACatgacattttaatttttatagtatgaaactatgagtatttgtcaatttgattaattgagtatcattgcatactgaaaatatgaaatataacactttaaaataacaaaactgactagaactgctgtaactttgaacacagttttgaaacttttgagaaaacatgacgagtaccaataaaatccttgagtagaacaattaagaGTCAACAGTTGACACGTAAGTGACAGTACCcattcacatttttttaattagcaGTTAGGTGATGTAGATGATATTTCAATGTCACCTATCTGACATATGATCatttgatatattgaataaaaacagtgtgacaatagaaaaagtattgaacaagaaatagttttcattaCTCCataaatactgaccacaactcaTGTGTTGCTATCTAGCAGTCACCTGCTAAACTGCTACTAATGAGATGTATGAGGTAATGACACATGGAGAAACGGAATTACAGTTTAACATTTTTCTTTAGGAAAACAAGTCTGTCTATGTTTTCtggtaaataaataaacattaaacaatcatCGAAAGATTGCTCGATTCAATGTCGTACATGTTCAACCGGTGTCCGCCATTTTTGTttataatctcactgtgtaacatagtaagtgggtggggtaaacatgatgaaaaacaccGGAATAAGGAGACGAACATTTTAATATAGGGGTTTATTTTATGAACcctcatttgtaaggtaagataagatgattaaacttttaaactcgaaaccacgttgtttgtattcgtcaaatattcggttcgggaggtggcgaataacgaatacgattcgtccacagccgtattcgagtaattcgaatattcgaatgtattgtTACAGCCTAATCAAGTCGGATTGGTCATGAAAGATTGTTATTTTATTAGCACATATCTTTaatgcaattgtttttttaatgtatgatACTCTGGTATGTTATTGCTGTTTGTTATGCGTTATTGAAATACTTTTttgagtttaaaattatttttgttctaAAGCAAATAAGGTTCGcatttcttatttttaataaGTGACCGCTATATTTAAAGTACGCTACTGGCTTACTTACCAAACAAAACGCAAACAAGGTTTTACCTTATGagttataaaaacatttaaaataaatgtaacaagtTGGTACTAAGATTTGACTAAAGAATGCTTGTATTTATTGGAGCCTGTATTAAAAGGACTCTATTTAGCATTATTTGGAATATTTTCTTGTTTGTATGCGCCTGGTAGGGTGGCGTATAGTAGTCCGTCGGACTGAAGGTCggactgtccatcagtctgttcGTCCGCATTCCGTTAACCGATTAttgttcttaaaggggcctttttacagattttggcatgttttgaagtttgtcattaaatgctttatattgataaatataaacattggatacaaaaaggtccattaaaaaaaatcaagaataaaatttaaaaaagaaaaaaggtaaccctcagaagggctcgaaccactgacccccggagtcctggagtaaaaagtctatcacttagacAACTCGGACATTCTTCCGAATACAATGCCAAAGGTATGtcatactttatgtaagcaatcctcgtagtttcgcaaaatataacgacaacataactattttagagcatggtaaatgttcagttttataGTTTCCttacaaacatcataactaaaaagaaactctgcgaatctgaaacaactttttaaaataacacttttcggATTCTTTTGCAAAACGCTTTCAAATATTTACTTTACTTTTTGAGGGTGCGTCTACATGCATGGCTTTAAGAAAAAGGTTTTGGATTTACGTATGTAGAGTTTTGAGACAAACGAGGaatgagaggggggggggggtggcagtGTTGCCTTGTTGACACATATCTTGTTAGATAATATTTTATAGTGCATTAGTGTATTTGTCTTGTTCTGCTAAAACTGGGcataaatgtatgtgcgtaaagtgtcgtcccagattagcctgtgcagtccgcacaggctaagcagggacgacacattccgcttttatgatatttttagtttcaaggaagtccctccttaccgaaaatcaagtttaggcggaaagtgtcgtccctgattagcctgttcggactgcacaggctaatctaggacgaaactttacgtacatgttttctcagaacatgacacgTATtatcgacttttagaataatatttgcaaaagtgTATGGAATGAGTTATTTCATGAGGATGAGTAACATGAGTTATTGAGGTAGAACATGTTATGTGCTGTTAAAAA
Protein-coding sequences here:
- the LOC127845029 gene encoding uncharacterized protein LOC127845029 isoform X2 — encoded protein: MRFYFTTLAGLQGSLPLCTLFADATQTTNDGWLGAAGDTMRYLIVEKTMTFDECKKECVSHEGADIAVQSEEALKIIRGHWTDGSLKFLWSINPMQSATCGFTRPVGGFNTVCPDHAFCLCQKKSEATQFPTRKPSAPATFQDFFRPPKFRTPDDSARLHQVQTDSKLVCAAKCLQMTGCRSFTLRRRERTCSLFDNDFSGSTDAVDALDMMYFVKHN
- the LOC127845029 gene encoding uncharacterized protein LOC127845029 isoform X3, whose amino-acid sequence is MLPLCTLFADATQTTNDGWLGAAGDTMRYLIVEKTMTFDECKKECVSHEGADIAVQSEEALKIIRGHWTDGSLKFLWSINPMQSATCGFTRPVGGFNTVCPDHAFCLCQKKSEATQFPTRKPSAPATFQDFFRPPKFRTPDDSARLHQVQTDSKLVCAAKCLQMTGCRSFTLRRRERTCSLFDNDFSGSTDAVDALDMMYFVKHN
- the LOC127845029 gene encoding uncharacterized protein LOC127845029 isoform X1 → MGLLLCKNQTVGPDDEVEHFNEPSSITGRLKDHQRKEYWTTAEHGVNHLNISNAHGWLGAAGDTMRYLIVEKTMTFDECKKECVSHEGADIAVQSEEALKIIRGHWTDGSLKFLWSINPMQSATCGFTRPVGGFNTVCPDHAFCLCQKKSEATQFPTRKPSAPATFQDFFRPPKFRTPDDSARLHQVQTDSKLVCAAKCLQMTGCRSFTLRRRERTCSLFDNDFSGSTDAVDALDMMYFVKHN